From a single Balneolales bacterium ANBcel1 genomic region:
- a CDS encoding ABC transporter permease has translation MTAANKWGTVMQVARWEFNRFFKIRNVISGVLWTIGFAVIGGIGGYWLAASSVHGQIDIAVADWGPYTVEEVEHERFHFMDYSQGSPDTMMVSLREGNIDGILFFDSTDEARLKVHGEPGWTTQISRLLDELRTGVKLDEHGIDAGQFEDLTASVALEILNTREHRVGTADKILAGAAIGLVLMAVFLGFAYQFTAITGEKQQRITEQVVAAIEPQAWIDGKILGISAIGIAYVLIYGSMGVFGAMVFWFIAPSAFQNVILMIDPVLLVTFLLLAILGVLMWNSFLAAVAATIDDPNASERSGLMLLPTVPVMFAFYALVNADSTAITFMGWFPLTSYAVLPARMVLTDVAFWEPILALVLLVATVWLFRKAAGRIFAVAMLIYGKEPGLREMYYWFRRA, from the coding sequence CGGTGGGAATTCAACCGTTTTTTCAAAATTCGGAATGTTATCTCCGGTGTTCTGTGGACGATCGGTTTTGCCGTGATCGGCGGAATTGGCGGATACTGGCTGGCCGCTTCCAGTGTTCACGGACAAATCGACATCGCCGTGGCCGATTGGGGTCCGTATACCGTGGAGGAAGTGGAGCACGAAAGATTCCATTTTATGGATTACAGTCAGGGCTCGCCCGATACCATGATGGTCTCACTGAGAGAAGGGAACATTGACGGGATCCTCTTTTTTGATTCCACGGATGAGGCCCGATTGAAGGTGCATGGCGAACCGGGGTGGACAACCCAGATTTCCCGGCTTCTTGACGAACTGCGCACCGGAGTCAAGCTTGACGAACATGGCATTGATGCCGGGCAATTTGAGGATCTGACCGCCTCTGTCGCGCTTGAAATTCTGAATACCCGCGAGCATCGTGTGGGAACCGCCGATAAAATTCTCGCCGGGGCCGCCATCGGCCTGGTTCTGATGGCCGTGTTTCTGGGATTTGCCTACCAGTTCACCGCCATCACCGGTGAGAAACAGCAGCGGATAACCGAGCAGGTTGTCGCAGCTATCGAACCGCAGGCCTGGATTGACGGAAAAATTTTGGGGATCAGCGCTATCGGCATCGCCTACGTGCTGATTTACGGATCTATGGGAGTTTTCGGCGCAATGGTTTTTTGGTTTATCGCGCCATCGGCATTTCAAAACGTGATCCTGATGATCGATCCTGTTCTACTGGTTACGTTTCTGCTGCTTGCGATATTGGGTGTTCTCATGTGGAACTCGTTCCTTGCAGCAGTTGCCGCCACCATCGACGACCCCAATGCTTCGGAACGTTCCGGGTTGATGTTGCTGCCCACAGTTCCGGTTATGTTCGCGTTTTACGCACTGGTAAATGCCGACAGTACCGCAATTACTTTCATGGGCTGGTTTCCGCTCACATCCTATGCCGTACTGCCCGCCAGGATGGTATTGACCGACGTTGCGTTCTGGGAACCGATTCTGGCACTGGTACTTCTGGTTGCAACCGTATGGCTCTTCCGGAAGGCAGCCGGACGAATTTTCGCCGTCGCCATGCTCATTTACGGCAAGGAGCCCGGATTGCGCGAAATGTACTACTGGTTTCGCAGGGCCTGA
- a CDS encoding vitamin K epoxide reductase family protein gives MNKFIIGFIVVAMLGWVASVILTAVHFWAIPLIPAGADLPGSMQVITSQWAYVGPIPLATIGAIYYIAMIALGAFWLSTKNEQVERWLLPVTALGFLASLGFVYLQLGVIGAICPFCMMSAAATTILLGIELFVKYRGGAASTPSVSPSKVWPTVFAATMLLTIFAMWTLTVLPLPGGGA, from the coding sequence ATGAACAAGTTCATTATCGGTTTCATTGTTGTAGCCATGCTGGGTTGGGTAGCCAGCGTCATCCTCACTGCGGTACATTTCTGGGCGATACCGCTGATTCCGGCCGGTGCCGATTTACCGGGAAGCATGCAGGTCATCACCAGCCAGTGGGCGTATGTCGGACCGATTCCTCTTGCCACTATCGGAGCCATTTATTACATCGCCATGATTGCACTTGGTGCTTTCTGGCTTTCCACAAAAAACGAGCAGGTGGAGAGATGGCTGCTGCCGGTCACGGCTCTCGGATTCCTTGCTTCACTCGGGTTTGTCTATCTTCAGCTGGGAGTGATTGGAGCCATTTGTCCGTTTTGCATGATGTCGGCTGCCGCGACCACGATTTTGCTGGGGATTGAGCTGTTTGTGAAATACCGCGGCGGAGCGGCCTCCACCCCGTCCGTATCGCCTTCAAAAGTCTGGCCCACGGTATTCGCGGCGACCATGCTGCTCACGATCTTTGCGATGTGGACCCTCACTGTGCTCCCCCTTCCGGGTGGCGGGGCGTAA